From a region of the Roseivirga sp. 4D4 genome:
- a CDS encoding ABC transporter permease: MNSAKENHSPPRLSKRFLKWYCKPELYEDISGDIEEDFNHRIMSHGARSARVHYTLDVIRFFRPFAVRKLFKTQINNRMFSINSKIALRNLGKHKLYSFINISGLALGIAACLIIAHYVSFQLSFDTSFANSDRLYRVHIKRYQSGVDQGTDSNVGYGLGPAIQEAAPEIEKASLIHFYYDGAIVSKAVDSIASTPFQEKDLIFVEPSFIDMFSLEFIAGDPKTALDNPNSVIITESIMRKYFGETTSLPLGETLNIIGNWGEAGGFSISGVIKDFPDNSHLEIDMLLPMSNVLKDGQYQSEESAWGWSNFELYVQLLPQITEYAVEDKIAGLMKKYVGEEMEQNSEDRVLSIQSIEDLHLNSERTGEEDAMNSVYFLILIGAFILVIAWINFINLSTAKSAERSREVGVKKAMGAIKKQIIYQFLTESFWLNLFATLLGVVVAYLLLPKLGAIIGESFSLDLSNKVTLIIIGGMIFIGPLLAGIYPAFVMSAFKTTDSLKGIKNVSKSKIPLRKVLVVFQFVISTLMIAGTYVVSEQLKFMRNQSTGFEMEKMLVVKGPRTSVKFDSFQKFRNDTKALALVESFATSRSIPGAGYNWGTEMYKFGSPKSSRNTVSVTWVDPDFIPTYELEMLAGRDFSDPITDAEDLNVANGAIINEATLRVYDLGTPEEAVGQKLVISGTTIPIRGVSKDHNWRSLHSEITPSIFLFSPASKDYFSIKLNMTNPEEAISSISDFYADNFPGNPIEYYFLDDFFNEQYNEDRQFGQIFNSFAIFAIVAACLGLFGLTAFSMLQKSKEIGIRKVLGAKMGNITYLFSKNYLLLILIANGLAIPISYFGMEYWLQDFAYSIAISPKLFIVPVVLLMLIALVTITFQTLKVATSNPVKSLRAE, from the coding sequence GTGAATTCAGCGAAGGAAAACCATAGTCCTCCACGCCTATCCAAGCGCTTCCTGAAATGGTATTGCAAGCCAGAGTTGTATGAAGACATCTCTGGTGATATCGAAGAAGACTTTAACCACAGAATCATGTCTCATGGGGCGAGGTCGGCCCGGGTGCATTACACGCTGGATGTGATTCGATTCTTTAGACCCTTTGCGGTTCGAAAATTATTTAAAACTCAAATCAACAATCGTATGTTCAGCATTAACTCAAAGATCGCCCTAAGAAATTTGGGCAAACACAAACTCTACTCTTTTATCAACATCAGTGGGCTGGCACTCGGTATTGCCGCATGCCTGATTATCGCTCACTATGTGTCCTTTCAGCTAAGCTTCGATACAAGCTTTGCCAACTCAGATAGGCTATATCGAGTTCATATAAAACGTTACCAAAGTGGGGTAGATCAAGGTACCGACTCCAATGTAGGTTACGGTCTCGGGCCGGCCATTCAAGAAGCGGCACCAGAGATTGAAAAAGCTTCTTTAATCCATTTTTACTATGACGGAGCGATTGTTAGTAAGGCAGTAGATTCAATTGCCTCCACTCCTTTTCAAGAAAAAGACCTCATCTTTGTTGAGCCATCCTTTATTGACATGTTCTCTTTGGAATTCATTGCTGGTGATCCAAAAACAGCATTGGACAATCCGAACTCTGTAATCATTACAGAATCCATCATGAGGAAATACTTTGGAGAAACGACTTCCTTACCCTTGGGAGAAACACTTAACATTATAGGCAACTGGGGTGAAGCCGGTGGGTTCTCGATTTCTGGAGTCATCAAGGATTTTCCTGATAACTCTCATCTTGAAATAGACATGTTACTCCCCATGAGTAATGTATTAAAAGATGGTCAATACCAATCAGAAGAGTCGGCTTGGGGATGGAGCAACTTTGAACTCTACGTTCAGCTACTCCCACAAATAACAGAGTATGCGGTAGAGGATAAGATTGCCGGATTGATGAAGAAGTATGTGGGAGAAGAAATGGAGCAGAACAGCGAAGATAGAGTTCTGAGTATTCAATCTATCGAAGACCTCCACTTAAATTCCGAGCGAACAGGAGAAGAAGATGCCATGAATTCGGTTTACTTTCTCATTTTGATTGGCGCCTTTATCCTCGTCATTGCGTGGATCAATTTCATTAATTTATCTACAGCAAAATCTGCTGAAAGAAGTCGTGAGGTAGGTGTAAAAAAGGCAATGGGCGCTATCAAAAAACAGATCATTTATCAGTTTTTGACAGAGTCCTTTTGGCTCAATTTATTCGCAACCCTCTTGGGTGTAGTTGTAGCCTATCTATTACTTCCAAAACTAGGTGCTATCATTGGTGAGTCCTTTAGTCTTGACCTTAGCAATAAGGTTACGCTCATCATCATAGGAGGTATGATCTTTATCGGACCTTTACTCGCAGGTATTTACCCCGCTTTTGTAATGTCAGCTTTTAAAACAACTGATTCATTGAAGGGCATTAAAAATGTCAGCAAAAGCAAGATTCCTCTACGAAAAGTGCTGGTGGTATTTCAATTTGTAATATCTACTTTGATGATCGCAGGTACCTATGTAGTGTCCGAACAACTCAAGTTTATGAGAAATCAATCTACTGGTTTTGAAATGGAGAAAATGTTGGTCGTCAAGGGACCCAGAACCAGCGTCAAATTTGATAGCTTCCAGAAGTTTAGAAATGATACCAAAGCACTGGCTTTGGTAGAAAGTTTCGCTACTTCGAGAAGCATACCTGGCGCTGGATATAATTGGGGTACTGAAATGTATAAATTCGGATCACCAAAGTCTAGCCGAAATACAGTGAGTGTCACCTGGGTGGACCCTGATTTTATACCCACTTATGAATTAGAGATGCTGGCTGGAAGAGATTTTTCAGATCCAATAACCGATGCAGAAGACCTTAACGTTGCCAATGGAGCAATTATCAACGAGGCCACACTAAGGGTTTATGACCTTGGCACGCCTGAGGAAGCAGTTGGCCAAAAGCTTGTGATTAGTGGTACTACCATACCTATAAGAGGCGTGTCCAAAGATCATAATTGGCGATCATTGCATAGTGAGATTACTCCCAGTATATTTCTCTTCTCCCCTGCCTCTAAGGATTACTTCTCTATAAAGTTAAACATGACTAACCCGGAAGAAGCGATCAGTTCGATTAGTGATTTCTATGCAGACAACTTTCCTGGTAACCCAATAGAGTACTACTTCCTGGATGACTTTTTTAATGAACAGTACAATGAGGATCGCCAGTTCGGCCAAATTTTCAATAGTTTCGCCATCTTCGCTATCGTAGCGGCATGCTTGGGACTATTCGGACTAACTGCTTTCAGCATGTTGCAAAAATCTAAGGAGATTGGAATCAGAAAGGTGCTTGGTGCTAAAATGGGAAACATCACCTACTTATTCTCGAAAAACTATCTACTTCTCATCTTAATTGCCAATGGCTTGGCCATACCAATCTCCTATTTCGGTATGGAATACTGGCTTCAAGATTTTGCCTACTCCATAGCGATTAGTCCAAAGCTATTCATCGTTCCGGTTGTACTGCTAATGCTAATTGCGCTGGTGACTATTACCTTCCAGACACTGAAAGTAGCTACTTCTAACCCAGTGAAGAGCCTCCGGGCAGAATAG
- the secE gene encoding preprotein translocase subunit SecE, translated as MSKLKSFITASYDEMRHKVSWPKYSDLQSSSVLVLVASLIFALFIGVIDLGFDEIMDWFYKL; from the coding sequence ATGAGTAAATTAAAGTCCTTTATTACCGCTTCTTATGACGAGATGAGGCATAAAGTAAGCTGGCCTAAGTATTCTGATCTTCAGAGTAGTTCTGTGTTAGTATTAGTAGCCTCTTTAATATTCGCACTTTTCATTGGTGTGATTGATTTAGGGTTCGATGAAATAATGGACTGGTTTTACAAGCTATAA
- a CDS encoding PadR family transcriptional regulator, with product MKGTNLGEFQELVLLTIGTLYPEAYGVGIKDEIREKTGRKVTLSTVHAALNRLEKKGLVQSSFGEATKIRGGKRKKYFTITAYGIKALEETREQREQLWNAIPKQVFQINWSL from the coding sequence ATGAAAGGAACAAACTTAGGGGAATTTCAAGAGCTTGTTTTGCTTACCATTGGGACGCTGTATCCCGAGGCCTATGGTGTCGGCATCAAAGATGAAATCCGAGAAAAGACTGGAAGAAAAGTCACGCTAAGTACAGTACATGCCGCACTTAACCGACTTGAAAAAAAGGGCTTGGTTCAAAGTAGTTTTGGCGAAGCCACAAAAATCCGCGGGGGCAAACGAAAGAAGTATTTTACCATAACAGCGTATGGCATAAAGGCGCTGGAAGAAACACGTGAACAACGTGAACAATTGTGGAATGCCATTCCAAAGCAGGTTTTTCAAATAAACTGGTCTTTGTGA
- the pyrH gene encoding UMP kinase, producing the protein MGYKRVLLKLSGEALMGEQNYGIDSARLEQYALDIKKIHDSGVEIAIVIGGGNIYRGVQAEASGIDRVQGDYMGMLATVINAMAIQSTLEKHGMYTRLMSGIKMEAVCEPFIRRRAVRHLEKGRIVIFGAGIGNPYFTTDSTASLRAIEVEADVVLKGTRVDGVYSADPEKDPNAERFEKLSFEEVIRKGYNIMDMTAFTLCQENNVPIIVFDMNRIGNLEKLVNGNESVGTLIS; encoded by the coding sequence ATGGGTTACAAGAGAGTATTGTTAAAGCTGAGTGGAGAAGCCCTAATGGGAGAGCAGAATTATGGTATTGACTCAGCTCGATTAGAGCAGTATGCGTTGGACATTAAAAAGATACATGACTCCGGGGTAGAAATTGCCATTGTTATCGGAGGTGGAAATATATATAGAGGTGTTCAAGCTGAAGCTTCAGGCATAGATAGAGTTCAGGGTGACTATATGGGAATGCTGGCAACCGTGATCAATGCCATGGCCATTCAAAGCACACTCGAAAAGCACGGCATGTACACCCGTCTCATGTCCGGCATCAAAATGGAAGCAGTTTGCGAACCATTCATCAGAAGGAGAGCCGTACGTCACTTAGAGAAAGGGAGAATTGTCATTTTTGGTGCTGGTATTGGTAACCCCTACTTCACCACGGATTCAACAGCCAGCTTAAGAGCTATAGAAGTTGAAGCAGACGTAGTACTTAAAGGTACTCGAGTGGATGGAGTTTATTCTGCCGACCCTGAAAAGGATCCCAACGCTGAAAGGTTCGAAAAGCTCAGCTTTGAGGAAGTGATCCGCAAGGGATATAATATTATGGATATGACGGCATTCACCTTATGCCAAGAAAATAATGTGCCGATCATTGTGTTTGATATGAACAGAATTGGCAACTTAGAAAAACTCGTTAATGGAAACGAGTCAGTTGGTACACTTATAAGCTAA
- the frr gene encoding ribosome recycling factor, translating to MEEIEIYLETAKEMMDKAIARCKTELAKIRAGKAMPSMLDGLMVEYYGTPTPINQVAALTTPDARTIFIKPWEKSTIQEIEKTIINSGLGFNPQNDGENIIISVPQLTEERRVQLVKQSKAVTEDAKVSVRNARKEANDELKKLLKEGVSEDAVKGAEADVQTLTDQHVKTLDGLLETKEKDIMTV from the coding sequence ATGGAAGAGATTGAGATTTACTTAGAGACAGCTAAAGAAATGATGGACAAGGCCATTGCAAGATGCAAAACAGAATTGGCCAAAATTCGTGCAGGCAAGGCAATGCCAAGCATGCTAGATGGTTTAATGGTTGAGTACTACGGTACACCTACTCCCATTAACCAAGTAGCAGCACTAACTACCCCAGACGCTCGAACCATCTTCATCAAACCGTGGGAGAAGTCTACGATCCAAGAAATTGAAAAGACCATTATTAATAGCGGACTTGGCTTTAACCCTCAAAATGATGGCGAAAACATTATCATCAGCGTGCCTCAACTTACCGAAGAAAGAAGAGTTCAATTGGTAAAGCAATCAAAAGCAGTAACAGAAGACGCTAAGGTAAGTGTTAGAAATGCACGCAAAGAAGCCAATGATGAGTTAAAGAAACTTTTGAAAGAGGGTGTTTCTGAAGATGCCGTCAAAGGAGCTGAAGCAGACGTACAAACGCTAACCGATCAGCATGTCAAAACCCTTGACGGTCTACTTGAGACCAAAGAGAAGGACATCATGACGGTTTAA
- a CDS encoding ABC transporter permease, translating into MKNNSVHPPKWANRFLEWYCKPELFEDLQGDLYEYFERNIETKGRRRARLNYTLDVIKFFKPYTVKKLEILGQLTQFIMFKNYFKTSIRSIGRNKLFSAINVLGLAISMSVCLLMITMFSEVKNYDRFHADYDRIHRVTNAQKYLENEPNLFASTSVLAGRRLKAEVPGIEAATIITRSFRADAKVGDNTFPFNAPWVDNDFFKVFSFNLLRGDANEALAEPYSVVLTDETAEKFFPDQDPMDQTILMNDQNYRVTGVVEKPPFNSHFKFSALISYTTYEQEERKREENDWWLNWHNMWSNYAYFKLDENTSIDQVQARLTSIADDETSPQDQTKIILGTQPLTNIMSGPDMSNQIGESIGNQALWILGVLAFVVILSAAFNYTNLSIARSLRRAKEVGVRKVVGATKKQVFTQFTIEACIISVCSLIIAYLLFFVLKPLFLNLSPEMQRSLKLEHEPIMLVYFLLFAIGVGISAGFIPSLFLSKLRAIQVLKDASSTRLFSKINLRKVLIVVQFTLSLAFIISASIANRQFKYALNFDLGFDTENVLNVSLAGNDPYLTKAIFEQIPEITDISLSSHVLSTGSRYANRAKSEDGLDSATVYLSQIDHKYIPLMGHQLLAGTNFVKKDKVEKEETVIVNETILNKFKLGTPEEAIGKVLKFGPESSLIVQGVVKNFHYATLDSEIECFAFRHQPQNAEILNLKIMSDNILNTRQKIEAAWLEFDDVHEFRGSFYDERIEAAYSEFEVMFTIVGFLAFITITISALGLLGMGVYTAETRLKEISIRKVLGASEGSLITLLSRGFMWLLLIASLIAIPSTYYLFDSVLLSDQAHRADIGALELLLGVIVIFVIGFMTIGSQTWKAAKSNPAQTLRTE; encoded by the coding sequence ATGAAAAACAATAGTGTTCACCCACCCAAATGGGCCAACCGGTTTTTGGAATGGTACTGCAAACCAGAACTATTCGAAGACCTACAGGGTGATCTATATGAATACTTTGAAAGAAATATAGAAACTAAGGGCAGACGGAGAGCACGCCTGAATTACACTTTAGATGTGATCAAGTTCTTCAAGCCCTATACCGTCAAAAAACTCGAAATATTAGGTCAACTAACACAATTCATCATGTTTAAAAACTATTTCAAAACATCTATTAGAAGTATCGGTAGAAACAAACTCTTTTCGGCCATTAATGTCCTGGGGTTAGCGATCAGTATGTCAGTATGCCTGTTAATGATCACCATGTTCTCGGAGGTTAAGAACTATGATCGTTTTCATGCCGATTATGACAGGATTCACAGGGTAACCAATGCTCAGAAATATTTAGAAAATGAACCTAACCTGTTCGCCTCTACCTCCGTTCTTGCTGGCAGAAGGCTTAAGGCTGAGGTACCAGGTATAGAAGCAGCCACAATTATTACCAGAAGTTTCCGTGCCGATGCTAAAGTGGGAGACAACACCTTCCCTTTTAATGCTCCCTGGGTAGATAATGACTTCTTCAAGGTCTTCTCTTTTAACCTCTTAAGGGGGGATGCTAACGAAGCACTTGCCGAACCATATTCAGTAGTTCTAACAGATGAGACTGCTGAGAAATTCTTCCCTGATCAAGATCCGATGGATCAGACCATTCTCATGAATGATCAGAACTACCGTGTCACAGGCGTGGTAGAAAAACCGCCTTTCAATTCACACTTCAAGTTTTCTGCATTGATTTCTTATACCACATATGAACAAGAAGAACGTAAAAGAGAAGAGAACGACTGGTGGTTAAATTGGCATAACATGTGGTCTAACTATGCTTATTTCAAGCTAGACGAAAACACAAGCATAGACCAAGTTCAGGCCCGCCTTACTTCGATTGCAGATGATGAGACATCTCCTCAAGATCAGACGAAAATAATTCTGGGAACCCAACCCTTAACCAATATCATGTCGGGTCCAGATATGAGTAATCAAATAGGAGAAAGCATTGGCAATCAAGCCCTATGGATCTTAGGTGTATTAGCCTTTGTGGTCATTTTATCTGCGGCCTTCAACTACACAAACCTATCAATAGCCCGATCGTTGAGAAGAGCAAAAGAAGTTGGTGTTAGGAAAGTTGTTGGTGCGACTAAAAAACAGGTCTTCACTCAATTTACCATCGAGGCTTGCATCATTTCTGTTTGTTCCCTGATCATTGCCTATCTGTTATTCTTTGTGCTCAAGCCTCTCTTCTTGAATCTTAGCCCCGAGATGCAAAGGAGCTTAAAGCTCGAACATGAGCCCATCATGCTTGTGTATTTCTTGTTGTTTGCCATTGGCGTAGGCATATCCGCAGGCTTTATTCCTTCTTTGTTCCTATCGAAGTTAAGAGCCATTCAAGTGCTCAAAGACGCTTCCAGCACTCGGCTATTCTCAAAGATCAATCTAAGGAAGGTGCTCATTGTGGTACAGTTTACGCTGTCCTTGGCATTTATCATTTCGGCAAGTATTGCCAATCGACAATTCAAATACGCATTGAATTTCGACTTAGGGTTTGATACTGAGAACGTATTGAATGTCAGTTTAGCGGGTAACGATCCTTATTTGACAAAAGCCATTTTTGAGCAAATTCCAGAGATCACAGACATCTCCCTATCATCTCATGTACTCAGTACCGGAAGCAGATATGCGAATAGAGCTAAGAGTGAGGATGGTCTTGATTCAGCCACCGTTTATCTATCGCAAATAGACCATAAATACATCCCTTTAATGGGTCATCAACTTTTGGCTGGAACCAATTTTGTCAAAAAGGATAAGGTTGAAAAAGAGGAAACGGTTATTGTCAATGAAACCATCTTGAACAAGTTTAAACTTGGAACACCTGAAGAAGCGATCGGCAAAGTATTGAAGTTCGGTCCAGAGTCATCATTGATCGTTCAGGGTGTTGTGAAGAACTTTCACTATGCCACTTTGGACTCAGAAATTGAATGCTTCGCTTTCAGGCATCAACCTCAGAATGCCGAAATACTCAATTTGAAAATCATGAGTGATAATATTTTGAACACCAGACAAAAAATTGAGGCAGCATGGCTTGAATTTGATGATGTCCATGAGTTCAGAGGATCCTTCTATGATGAACGTATTGAAGCGGCATATTCTGAATTTGAGGTAATGTTTACCATTGTAGGGTTTCTGGCCTTTATCACCATCACCATTTCCGCACTTGGTTTATTGGGAATGGGAGTTTACACGGCTGAAACACGACTCAAGGAAATCAGTATTCGAAAGGTGCTCGGTGCCTCAGAAGGCAGCCTGATCACTTTACTATCCAGAGGTTTTATGTGGCTTTTACTAATCGCTTCACTGATCGCTATACCGAGTACTTATTATTTATTCGACAGCGTCTTGCTTTCGGATCAGGCACACAGAGCAGATATAGGTGCCTTAGAACTACTACTAGGGGTAATCGTCATATTCGTGATCGGCTTTATGACCATAGGCAGTCAGACATGGAAGGCAGCCAAGTCAAATCCCGCACAAACTTTAAGGACTGAATAA
- a CDS encoding PadR family transcriptional regulator — protein MKGTNLGEFEEIVLLTIAALIDEAYSVAICDEIERVTDRKVKLSVVHAVLNRLDKKGFVKSHLGDPTNARGGRRKRFFTVTHAGKVALTKVKEQRDQFWSVIPEFNLKFI, from the coding sequence ATGAAAGGAACGAACCTTGGTGAATTTGAAGAAATCGTGCTACTCACCATTGCCGCACTCATCGATGAAGCCTACAGCGTGGCCATTTGTGATGAAATTGAGCGTGTTACGGATCGGAAAGTAAAGCTTAGCGTAGTCCATGCTGTACTCAATCGCTTGGACAAAAAAGGCTTTGTGAAATCACACTTAGGCGATCCAACCAATGCCCGTGGAGGGAGAAGGAAACGCTTCTTTACTGTCACACATGCCGGAAAAGTGGCACTCACTAAAGTAAAGGAACAAAGAGATCAATTCTGGAGTGTGATACCAGAATTCAACCTGAAATTCATATGA
- the tuf gene encoding elongation factor Tu: MAKETFDRSKPHVNIGTIGHVDHGKTTLTAAITTVLANDGLAEVKDFSAIDNAPEEKERGITINTSHVEYQTDNRHYAHVDCPGHADYVKNMVTGAAQMDGAILVVAATDGPMPQTREHILLARQVGVPALVVFMNKVDLVDDEELLELVEMEVRELLSFYEFPGDDIPVIQGSALGGLNNEGKWVDKIKELMTAVDEYIPLPERLTDKDFLMPVEDVFSITGRGTVATGRIERGVINSGDPVDIIGMGAEDMKSTITGVEMFRKILDRGEAGDNVGLLLRGIEKTDIKRGMIICKPGSVNPHAHFKAEVYVLSKEEGGRHTPFFNKYRPQFYLRTTDVTGEIMLPADIEMVMPGDNVTIEVNLINKVALEPGLRFAIREGGRTVGAGQVTEILD; this comes from the coding sequence ATGGCTAAAGAAACCTTTGACCGTTCCAAGCCGCACGTTAATATTGGTACTATCGGTCACGTTGACCACGGTAAGACCACATTAACTGCTGCAATTACTACAGTACTGGCAAATGATGGGCTTGCTGAAGTAAAAGATTTCTCTGCGATCGACAACGCTCCTGAGGAAAAAGAGAGAGGTATTACTATTAACACTTCTCACGTTGAATACCAAACTGACAACAGACACTACGCTCACGTTGACTGTCCGGGTCACGCGGATTATGTGAAAAACATGGTTACGGGTGCTGCTCAAATGGATGGCGCTATTCTTGTAGTTGCTGCTACAGATGGACCAATGCCTCAAACTAGAGAGCATATCCTTTTGGCACGTCAGGTAGGTGTTCCTGCTCTTGTTGTTTTCATGAACAAGGTTGACCTTGTTGATGATGAAGAACTTCTTGAGCTAGTTGAAATGGAAGTGAGAGAATTGCTTTCTTTCTACGAATTCCCTGGTGACGATATTCCAGTTATCCAAGGTTCTGCTCTAGGTGGGTTGAACAACGAAGGTAAGTGGGTTGACAAAATCAAAGAATTGATGACTGCTGTGGATGAGTACATTCCTCTTCCTGAGCGTCTGACTGACAAAGATTTCTTGATGCCTGTAGAGGACGTATTCTCGATCACTGGTCGTGGTACTGTGGCTACTGGTAGAATCGAAAGAGGTGTAATCAACTCTGGAGATCCTGTTGACATCATCGGTATGGGTGCAGAAGACATGAAGTCTACTATCACTGGTGTTGAGATGTTCCGTAAGATTTTGGATAGAGGTGAAGCTGGTGACAACGTAGGTCTATTGCTTAGAGGTATCGAGAAAACTGATATCAAAAGAGGAATGATCATTTGTAAGCCTGGTTCTGTGAATCCACATGCTCACTTCAAAGCTGAAGTTTATGTGCTTTCAAAAGAAGAAGGTGGACGTCACACTCCATTCTTTAACAAGTACCGTCCTCAGTTCTACTTAAGAACGACTGACGTAACTGGTGAGATCATGCTTCCAGCTGATATCGAAATGGTTATGCCTGGTGATAACGTGACTATCGAAGTTAACTTGATTAACAAAGTAGCACTTGAGCCTGGACTACGTTTTGCAATCAGAGAAGGTGGTAGAACAGTAGGTGCTGGTCAGGTAACTGAGATCCTAGACTAA
- the nusG gene encoding transcription termination/antitermination protein NusG — MSELKWYMVRAVSGQERKAKEYLENEIDREQFTEEIPQVMIPSEKVYEIRNGKKKSRDRNMFPGYIMVQANLANGEVVHMIKNIPGIIGFLGQKAGQASTPPVPLRQGEVDRILGKVEEIDDFDEQLDSPYIVGETVKVMDGPFSGFTGTIEEVFEERRKLNVMVKIFGRNTPVELSYMQVEKQD; from the coding sequence ATGTCAGAACTAAAGTGGTATATGGTTAGGGCCGTATCAGGCCAGGAAAGAAAAGCGAAAGAATATCTTGAGAATGAGATTGACCGTGAGCAATTCACGGAAGAGATTCCTCAGGTAATGATTCCTTCGGAAAAAGTTTACGAGATCCGTAATGGAAAGAAGAAATCTCGTGATCGTAATATGTTTCCTGGGTACATCATGGTACAAGCTAATCTTGCCAATGGTGAAGTCGTTCACATGATCAAAAATATTCCTGGAATCATAGGGTTCTTAGGTCAAAAGGCTGGCCAAGCTTCCACACCGCCAGTCCCATTACGTCAAGGCGAAGTAGACCGTATCTTAGGTAAGGTTGAAGAGATTGATGATTTTGACGAACAACTAGATTCTCCTTACATAGTCGGAGAGACCGTAAAAGTAATGGACGGTCCTTTCAGTGGGTTTACAGGAACTATAGAGGAGGTATTTGAGGAACGAAGAAAACTTAATGTTATGGTTAAGATCTTCGGCCGAAATACACCTGTTGAATTAAGTTACATGCAAGTAGAAAAACAAGATTAA
- a CDS encoding acetyl-CoA carboxylase biotin carboxyl carrier protein subunit produces the protein MYQTKTSAGAPVSITFEGDQLMYNNQLFDWSLNQKSNNSFLILKDHKSFRAEILSIDTSSKTATIKIEKSIFEIELKDKMDMLLEKMGISNLDSTQVNDMKAPMPGLILDVLVTPGQEVKKGDQLLILEAMKMENVLKAPGDGTVSSIEITKGDSVEKGQVLIKF, from the coding sequence ATGTATCAGACCAAAACCTCTGCTGGAGCGCCTGTTTCAATAACATTTGAAGGCGACCAGTTGATGTATAACAACCAGCTTTTCGATTGGTCATTAAACCAAAAGAGCAATAACTCTTTTTTAATCTTAAAGGACCATAAAAGTTTCCGTGCTGAAATACTAAGCATTGACACGAGCTCAAAAACTGCAACCATCAAAATTGAGAAGTCGATTTTCGAAATCGAATTAAAAGATAAGATGGATATGCTCCTAGAGAAGATGGGGATTTCGAACCTGGACAGTACACAAGTAAATGACATGAAGGCTCCAATGCCTGGTTTAATCCTTGACGTACTAGTCACACCTGGGCAAGAAGTTAAGAAGGGCGATCAGCTTTTGATATTGGAGGCTATGAAAATGGAAAACGTCCTCAAGGCTCCAGGAGATGGTACCGTAAGCTCAATTGAAATCACCAAAGGTGATAGTGTAGAAAAAGGCCAAGTCCTTATAAAATTTTAG
- a CDS encoding RNA polymerase sigma factor: MNPFITEYTTDQDDQLLIEKSIAGNRQALEDLVKKHQPYIYNIAWKMVQMPADAQDITQEVLVKVVTNLSQFQGKSSFRTWLYRIVVNHFLQMKKSTRETLVGESFPAFSERLDSIPDQMLTDIEIKEKEIEIREMNLACMSGMLLCLTRDQRLVYILGELFGADHSIGAEILEISKGNFRIRLSRARKDLWHFMNNHCGLVNKANPCRCHKKVTYAFDKGPLSSKDLLFNKKDYRSFQQHIAQDADDAWQIVEDKARELHANFPYNPMHNKKEFFDQLINNDRVVALFNLN, from the coding sequence ATGAACCCTTTTATCACTGAGTACACTACCGACCAAGACGACCAACTCTTAATTGAGAAGTCCATTGCCGGTAACAGGCAGGCACTGGAAGATCTGGTCAAAAAACATCAACCTTACATCTACAACATTGCATGGAAAATGGTGCAAATGCCGGCAGACGCTCAGGACATCACGCAGGAGGTTCTGGTGAAAGTGGTTACAAATTTATCGCAGTTCCAGGGTAAATCTTCATTCCGAACGTGGTTGTATCGCATTGTCGTTAATCACTTCTTACAAATGAAAAAGTCGACCAGAGAGACCTTGGTTGGAGAAAGTTTTCCAGCCTTTTCTGAGCGATTAGATAGTATCCCTGACCAGATGTTAACCGATATTGAAATAAAGGAAAAGGAAATAGAAATTCGTGAAATGAACTTGGCCTGTATGTCTGGCATGCTGCTTTGCCTTACAAGAGACCAACGACTGGTTTATATTTTGGGAGAACTATTTGGAGCAGATCATTCTATTGGGGCAGAAATTCTTGAGATCAGCAAAGGCAATTTTAGAATTAGACTTTCCAGAGCCAGAAAAGACCTCTGGCATTTTATGAATAATCACTGTGGACTGGTAAACAAAGCCAACCCATGCCGCTGCCATAAGAAGGTAACGTATGCCTTTGACAAAGGACCTCTCAGTAGCAAAGACTTGCTCTTTAACAAAAAAGATTATCGAAGCTTCCAGCAACATATTGCACAAGATGCCGATGATGCCTGGCAAATTGTAGAAGACAAGGCACGCGAATTACACGCCAATTTCCCGTACAATCCAATGCACAACAAAAAAGAGTTCTTCGACCAGTTAATCAACAACGATCGGGTAGTAGCACTCTTTAATCTGAACTAA